The genomic window ATGTTTCTTACTTGATACAATAACCTTATAAAATAGGTGCTAttgataatctcattttatagatgagacaagtAGGGCAAACAGATTTAAAGTAACTTGCTCACAGTCACTCAGCTATTAGGTGgctgaggacatatttgaactccAGAGCCTGATTTATCATACCACTCTTACTGACAAGACATTAAAGGGGAGCCAGTTTGAGAGCagtgggaagtagagaggaaaagagagctgATATGTAAGAAAACCTGGTCAGGTAGTAGATACTGGGATAACACCATGGAATAGAGCCTACTGGTTCTAGCATGATGTCACAGGAAAAATCCAGGTGGGCCCCCACTGTGACAAACTCATAGGAGAAGAAAGCTACAGTATTATGTCTGGTGATGGAAGGGACCTGAGAGTCTATTTTACAGACCGGGCtaactgaagtgacttgcccaatgtgaCAAAGTACCACAGTTGAAATTTGAACGCAGGTTCCCTTACTCCCACAAGCTGATGTTCTTTCCACAACACCACACTGTCTTGCAAAATGGGCAGTCACGAATGGATCAGTTGAAGGAAATCACCATTATTGTGAGAACAGAAACCTGCATGAGCATAAAGACTCCTATTAACCCCAATCAACTAGAAGTTTTCAAAGGAGCAAAAACTgaagtgaaatttgaaattttactgactgaaaaaaaggtaaaaggttgtAACTTGTAGCCCAGAAGCAACTGACTTAACCATTAACATCAGGTTGGTTTTCTCCATATACATATTTTCTCCTCTTGTGGCTTagctttgcaaaaacaaaacaaaacaaagagcaAAGGAAATGCCCAAAGAAGCCACTGCTTTCTGACAAGTCTCTTCATGCACTGTCAGTCAAGCAAGATTTGGGGTGAACTTGCTATGCTGCAGGCTCACTAAAGGACAACCCTCAGACACTCTTGAGTTGCAGACAAAGGAATGGCTTGCATTGAAGATAGAGGGAGTTTCCCTACTTGGGAGTTccctaaatcaatgaaatcataagttatATCCTTAACCCTGACCCCGCTGAGCACATGTCCCTTGCACTGAGCTATGGGTCAGCAATAAATAAGTCTAACATCTCTTTTTTAAATGTCTCttaggtaaaataaaataataataataataaaagattctTCAGGAAtcaatcatatttttttctctcttaaaagtATTTAGAGATAGGGATTCACCTGTGAGTAAAATGCCCAGCCTTTAGTGTGTGGTAACTCTGAGGCATATTTGATTCCTAATATAATATGCTCCCTTCCTGGTTTTTATCTGGCAACTTCAGTCATGTGGAGCATTGCCAAGTTATTTCCAAATAATGAGCTACAACtcattttattatgtaaaaaCCACAAAACAGTTGACTTAAAGTCATTACAATTGCCATATACTTGCTTATTgtttatcaggtttttttttaaatctccaaacTGACATATGGCATCAGGGTAGCTCTGAAGGACCAGAGTAAGATCAGATAACCTTCAACCAGATCATCAAAAGGGCCACTTCCTTCTTTGAGAAAACAGGTTACACTGTGTTTTACTTCCAAAATAGACTTAAAGGACCACAGGATAAAAGCCTATATTATTTAGCCCAACCCATCACTTTACAGTTAAGGAGAACAATTACTCAAGTGGCTTGCCCACTGAGGTTCAAGGGATTTCAAtgatgctttttctcttttcagtcCTATTCTTCAATTCACTTGGCCCTCCAGAAAGCATTACAATAGCTCTGGTCACCCAAAAATGTGAACAATTCCCACCGTGCTTCCTTCTTCTGATACTACCCCCCCTTCCCATAACcattaaaagcaaaatagaacaattttttaaaatatgaaaaattaactCAAGGAGGAGCTCAGAATTATAACTATTTTTAAGCTATGTAATCGTTACTGCTTAGCACGATGCCAGGTATACAGTAAAGGGAAAAAGGGGATGGGTActagaactgaaaagaaattcTCAGTTGAGGAAAATTCCCTCTAAATGGTTTTACATCGTGCTAAAAACGTGGCCTAAACAATGTAAAACCTTGGACAGCATAGTGCTgcatctagaatcaggaaaaactgagttcaaattcagcctcagacactagtccAGTGATctctggcaagttacttaatctgctcgcctcaatttcctcatctgaaaaatggggataataacagcacctacttgtaaggatcaaatgagatcactaTAAAGTACTTGCTTGACAAAGTACATGCTACAGAGTTATTACTTATTACTGTCATCACCATCCTATTTCAGAAAGGATCCATTGAGCTCTTGGCCTCCAGTGAATCCTTCCCTTTAACTTCCTAATTAGCATTAGAATCAAATCCCCCACTATTAAAAAAAGTAAGACTTGCATTTCAACTTGAAATACTGGCATGAATGcttaattatctaatttattcctCTACAAAGAGACAGAATATTTTTGAAAGCCTATATCATGCTTTATCAGCCCAGAAAGATTTTGAGTGCTCTGAAGAGCTACAGAACAGAATTCTAGGCATAAGGGCGTATGGCACATTTCCTTAGGGTATGTACtcacagaattattatttttcttcataaatgaCATTTGCAGCTATCAAAACTAAGGAAACTAAAACTTGATTGTAAACATAACATGGCAAATGCTTAATGGTTATCATGCCATTAAATTCAAATGTGAAGCCACTATTTTTGAGCTATTCACAGCAAGCATTTCTGTAGCATTttttaatatctgtaaagtgcttaacatcaGAAGGAGCTCATAAACTCCCGAATGCAACCTGAATCAGATccaaatgtaattgggaaatggtgAACAGATAATATTCACAAGTgggtttctaagtcaatatgagaCTCATAGGACCTATTTAAGGGCCCCCATTTTTACTGcctttatgtatattatctcatttgatcctcaaaacgtCGGTaaaggtaggtgctactatttttattcccatttttacaggtAAGGGGATTGAGACGCAGAAATCGGTCCATTAACTTGCTCATAGTCTCACATCTATTAAGAGTCTAAGACAGGAATAGAACTCAGGTAGTCTTGATTCTTTGCCCAAATTGCCTCTGAGACATTAGAATAAGCCAAGGATACCCCATAAAAACGTGATTCTGGGATTGTGCTTTGGAATTAGACAAATATTGCAACATGGGACAATGGAAAACAACACTCAATTTTAAATAATCATAAGGTCtgtctgaattcaaatgctaTTTTGCCTATCCTGAATAAGACTTCAAAACTTTGACTgtgttttctcaattgtaaaatgggagagaTGAGGTCTTAGGGTCTATGACCCATAATCTCAAcattaaaatcaataaaacatgattatagatttttttggggggtgatgaTTTAATTTAATCAGTTCTGGGAATTTTTATGctattttttgaattttgaaaggaTTTGCCAACAGAATATAAAGGCTACAAGTTTGGAAAAGGCTTTTGATGCTCCATGAATTTCACAGAGTCAGtcagccagcatttattaagcacctactatgtgcaaacaaaggtgaaaaacAACCACCACTCCAATCctgttacaaaacaaaacaaaacaaaaaaaaaaaaaaccacctcatAAGCCTAataagggagacaacatgtaaaccgCTATATATAAGCAAGATATATAACGGCTCAACTGGGGGTAATCTCAGAGGggaggcactaagattaaggagcaTTGGCAAAGGCTTTGGCTGAAGGGAAGACTTCAGCTGAGATATGGAGCAAGGCCAGAGAAGTCAGGAGGGCAACATAGGGGAGATCCAAACAAGATGCCCAGTTAGAAAATGCAGTCCTCTTTGACCTTGTGTTATTTTTTAATCCATCAGTTGAGCATCTCCTTACAATTCTTATATAAACTGCAGATAATTTTGGAGCGAAGACCACCTCTATGCTCGAgtgtccacagtcacacagcaaTTAGGTAGCCGAAGCTAGCTGGCTCCCTGGCACTGCTGCCTTAGTTCCCACAGTATCTTTGGACCATCCTTTTGTTCCCTTTACTTTTTGCCTTTATCAGCAGCCTTCCTCAGCTCCTCCACCTGCTTTAAATTATCCCTCAGAATACTTAAAATCTCCCTCCAACAGTCTAATTTATTCCTCCCAATGATCCTTAGGAACCTCTGAACTATGGGAAACCTCAAGTAATCCCTAGGCCCTACTTTAGGGAAAATTACTTCCAGGAATTTTCCTATGCTgaatatctgaaaataaaaaaacagccTATTTTCAAAATGGCAATGGATTTATCTAACGAATTAAGTAATGAAATATGTTTCCCACAAACAAAACACTGACTCTCTCTGAGATCTTCTAGAAAATAAAGGCATATTCactaattcattcatttgtttatttttcatgtcTAGCAAAAACTTGAATTGATTGAACCATTTCTGAAATTGTCAAATACACAAGTATTGAATAATTATTTACTATATTTCAATACTGCTATTTTATTCCCATTTACCTTATATGATATTGTTGTATATAACCATTGAGGAGTTTAAGATTGACCTTATGTCATTTTCTTATTGATTCTATTTCCAATAATTGGTTTTGTCCTGTTATTGCTTATGTCATGGTTCTCTGTCTTCTAAACTTTGTTCAGAATTCATCGGGGttgtttaaaaattcaattttcttgctTCAAGAAATGTAACtgactttaaaaaatacatatgaacAAGGGGGTGAGGTATACTATCTTTACACCACCAAGCTATCCTTTATGGATGTCTGTTTTGCTATCCAAAAGTCTGGGCTATCTCACATCTGGACTCAAACAATGAGTACTTCTTAGATTCATgagaaaagaagatggagaggGTCATTGCCAACCCCATTACCAAATTTCCAGAAAAATCATATTGTTCCCTACATTTCAGCTCAGTAACCGATCATGTTTCCTTGATGAAACAGGGTTTCACCAATCCTGTTCTTTGCTCTATATTCCCCAATACCTACATAGAACAAATTGACCTTTTACTCAGGATCTTTAGCATTAATAGAGGCAATCTATCATTCCATTTATTGACAGGCAGCATGCTATTGCTGATAAATGTTGGGCACAGATCTGCCTCAGTTTGCCCTTTCATTAAATTTCAGCCATGATACCATCCAATGTTTACAGAAAccttcctctctccatttttGCATGGAAAGTACTACAACACACCACCATCCTTATCCTGAATTTTCAAGTGATAAGATTTTTGGAAGCAGGGGAACTTCTAGGTCAAACATCACaacaatgacttgcccaaagaatTTAGGTGACCTAGCTCAAAATCCATGGCTTTAATAAGGTGTAAATCCTTTAttctttctgtcttctgtctTTACAGAAGAGTACTCCTGGATCCAGCCAAAATAGGTATTCTAACTTCAAAGTGAGACCTTTGAGGTTTGTGCAATCTCattctattaaatttattttctactaTTGTTGAGACCTTATATGCCCCATTATCTTAATTgaaacttgcctttttttttttttaaaggactttaactGAAAAAGATGAACAACACGACAGTGGCTAACAATATAGAATGCCCTCTGAATTCTCTAATCACACAATACATCATTCCTGTGCTCTATTTCTTTGTCTTCGTGGGTGGGATTCTGCTCAATGCGATATCTGCGTGGATCTTTTTTTACGTTTCCAACAGTAAGAGCTTCATCGTCTATCTCAAGAACATCGTGGCAGCTGACTTTCTGATGAGTCTAACTTTCCCATTCAAAATTCTGAGTGATTCCAAACTAGGGCCCTGGCAGCTGAGCATCTTTGTGTGCAAAGGATCTGCGGTGATCTTTTATGTCAACATGTATGTGGGAATCATATTTTTTGGGCTCATCGGATTTGACAGGTACTACAAAATCGTAAAGCCCCTACTGGCTTCTTTTGTTCACACTGTTAGTTACAGTAAGatcctctctctcttcatctggATCCTGATGCTACTCCTGGCTATCCCCAACATCATTCTGACTGACCAAAATGCTAAGGAGGACGACAACATTAAGTGCATCAaactcaaaaatgaaatggggCTCAAGTGGCATACAGCCTCCAACTACATTTTTGTGTCCATCTTCTGGATCGTGTTCCTTTTGCTGATCATCTGTTACACGGCCATCACGAGGAAAATCTACAAATCTTACCTTAGGTCCAGAAGGAAATCCATCTCGGTCAAGAAAAAATCCAGTCGCAATATATTCTGCATCATGTTTGTGTTTTGCGTGTGTTTTGTCCCCTATCACATTGCCCGAATCCCCTACACCAGAAGTCAAACTGAAAGACATTATGACTGCCAATCCAAAGAAATCCTGCTCTATGTAAAAGAATTCACTCTGTTCTTATCTGCGGCCAATGTATGTCTGGATCccattatttatttctttctctgtcaacCATTTAGAGAAATACTGCGGAAGAAGTTTCATTTCAGGTTAAAGGTGCCAAATACCCCAGAAGCCTCCAAAACCAAGAGAAGCAATGAAATAATGGACAATGCAATTCTGGACAGCACAGACACACTCTGATTCCCCACTGGAACAGTATAGAGAGAATCACTTTATTTGCACTGCACTGCCTGTGCAGCCAAGATGAGTACATGAGATGAACTATGCTAGAAAACAGTCTCCAGGAATTACTGTGCAACAAACATACTTATAacaatggggggaaaaaacccaactcCATATGCAGAACTTTTTGCATTATGGCAGCATCAAAGAAAAACTTAGTCAATAGTCTGCTCATAAAACTGAAAGATTCCtcccattaataaaaaaaaaaaccatgcacGTGTGATTTATAAATATTCCAGCAAACTAGAAGGCTTCTTCCTTCATTCAGCCAACCAACAGAAGTTTAGTTTCAGAAACTGGACAAAGCACTggggatgtaaaaacaaaaacaattcctgtCTTCAGGGAGATTGTATTGTACTAGGGAGAAAGGGGCAAAcagataaaaatattcattatgaCTAACTTGATCAGTTAATGTTCTTTAAAACTAGAAGCAGCAAtggaataatgattttaaattgcTCACGTACTCTTTGTGTTACCCTCAAATGAAGAACTTGCGGAGGAGGGAAAGTTGGAGGCTTATAATGGCCTTTATTCAAGAAAATACTCAAATAAAGAGACCCTGGACACAGACCCATTCAAAAccaatcaaataatattttaaaagaaaaaaaaaagataaaagtacaaatattagagaaaagacaataaacctaaaagaaaaaagaaaaagaaagtgtgaTACAGATCTCATCCTAATGAACTTTACTAGATGGACTTTCAAAGTCATAACAAGTCAGCTGACCAAAGTTCACAAGAAGTTTGTCTGTGATGTTTGGTTTTTATTAGCAAGATCTCTCCCCCATTTGGGGTAAAGCCCATACTGCCTTTCACAAACAGATGTCCCAGCAGCAAAAGGGCAGATTTCACTGGGTTTGGTTTTTAAACCCTGGCTTCTCTCGATCATTGCTAACTTTTCAAGTAAGAATTAAATAAGCACGCTTAATTCAATGAACTGCCCTAATATTGCTCGTGATATAGCAGGGCAGAGGTAATTCAGAGCTAGACTGAAGCAGTTCCTTGTATTctaaaagaatgtaaactctttgagacaTAATGGGTCCAGCACCTAGAACAGCTCCATGTAGACAGTGGGTGCTTAGTAGCTATTTACTGTTTGCTTACTGAATTGTAGAGGTTATGAGCTGTGCACATTCATTCATTGTACagaacttaacacagtgtctatCTCAAAATAGGTACgtgacaattaataaatatttattcaatgtttACCTGGTACAAGGTATTTACTACTTAAAGAATTCACAGACTCTGCCAACAAGTAAAATGTTCTTATTACTCCGAGATGTAGCAATTGTACAAAAATAGATCAAAGCAGcaaaatctaatatatattcaCAAGGTAATAGGGGCTAGTATTACTTCCCAGTCCTGCTATGATTTATACCTAATGACTTCATTTCAATGGCAGTACTGTTATGAAAGGACTCAAAGCAGTAGAGAGATTCATATGAATAAGTTAACAAGAGTTAGACTTTTT from Sminthopsis crassicaudata isolate SCR6 chromosome 3, ASM4859323v1, whole genome shotgun sequence includes these protein-coding regions:
- the P2RY14 gene encoding P2Y purinoceptor 14, which encodes MNNTTVANNIECPLNSLITQYIIPVLYFFVFVGGILLNAISAWIFFYVSNSKSFIVYLKNIVAADFLMSLTFPFKILSDSKLGPWQLSIFVCKGSAVIFYVNMYVGIIFFGLIGFDRYYKIVKPLLASFVHTVSYSKILSLFIWILMLLLAIPNIILTDQNAKEDDNIKCIKLKNEMGLKWHTASNYIFVSIFWIVFLLLIICYTAITRKIYKSYLRSRRKSISVKKKSSRNIFCIMFVFCVCFVPYHIARIPYTRSQTERHYDCQSKEILLYVKEFTLFLSAANVCLDPIIYFFLCQPFREILRKKFHFRLKVPNTPEASKTKRSNEIMDNAILDSTDTL